In Mucilaginibacter sp. KACC 22063, the genomic stretch TGCTTATACAATCTGATTGTGTATACATTATTCCGAATAACAAGCTGATGACCTTCAAAAACAACAGGTTAAAGCTTGCCGATAAGGTACACGATAAATCGCCAAACACAGCAATAGATACATTTTTACTGACTCTTGCCCGTGAAAAAAAGGAAAAGGCAATTGCCGTAATCCTGTCGGGCACAGGCACAGATGGTACCAAGGGTATAGAGGCTATAAAAGAATGCGGCGGACTGGTACTGGTGCAGGATCCTAAAACAGCAAAGTTTGACGGTATGCCCAACAGTGCGATCACCTCTGGTAATGCCGATTTTATAATGCCTCCCGCAGAACTGCATAAAGAGTTGTATAACTATGTTAATCAGGAGCCGGTTAAGGTTTTAAACAACGGTAAAATTGATGATAATTTGCTGGATGAAATATTTGGCCTGATTTATAGAAGTACCGGTAACGAGTTTAATCTTTATAAAACCCCGACAATTATACGGCGTATAGCCCGGAGATTAACCGCTACAGGGGTTAATACGCTGCCGGAGTATGTCGATTACCTTAAACAGCATCCAGGCGAAGTAAGCACACTTGGTAAAGAATTTTTAATTGGTGTTACTAAGTTTTTCAGGGATACGCAGGCTTTTGATTGCCTTAAAAAAGAAATTATACCCGCCATTGTTGATAAAAAGCAGGATGGCGAGACCATTAAAGTGTGGATTTGTGCGTGCAGCACCGGTGAAGAAGCCTACTCTGTAGCCATCCTTTTATATGATTATATCCAACAGAAGAAGCGTAAGCTTGAAGTAAAGATATTTGCAACAGACATTGATCCTTCCAGTATTGACATTGCAGCAAAGAATTATTATTCGGCCGCTGCTGTAAAAGAAGTAGACAAAAGGTTATTAGATCAATATTTTATTAAAGAAGGTAAAAGTTACGCTATTATTACCCCTATCCGTAAACTGATCGTTTTTGCACGTCATGATGTAATTAAAGCGCCCCCCTTTATTAAAAACGATCTGGTTACCTGCCGTAACATGCTGATCTACATGGATACGCTGTTACAGCAAAAAGTATTGTCTACCTTCCATTTCTCGCTTAACCCGGGCGGTTATCTTTTCCTTGGCTCAAGCGAAACCGCAGGCATACTAAAGGACGGTATACAGGAAATTAACAGTAAATGGAAAATTTATAAAAAAACCGGGCCTATAAATTATTCCACACACCATACCTATACAGGCGCACGTTATCAGACAGACTCTCAGGTAGAAAAACTCCGCACTTTCTTAAAGCCCAATGACAGGTCGTCACGTACCATCGAGGATGATTTTAAAGATTTTGTAATTGATGAGTTTGGCTATGTAGGCCTTTATATTGATAAGAACTACGAGATAAAGGAAACCATAGGCAATTTTAGGAAATACCTGTCATTGCCCGAAAAGAAGCTTGAGCTAAATCTTTTGAACATGGTGCCGCGCGAGGCTTCGGTTATTCTTAACACAGCCATACGCAAAGCCTGGAAAGAAAACACAAAAACAACGCTCAGAAGGATCCGCATAGGGCATGACGGCCGCGACGTTTTCTTAAATGTATCAGTAAAACCGCCCGATCTTAACTCGGCGCGCGCATATACACTCATCTTATTGCATGAAACTTCAGATATAATTATAGAAAAGGACGCTAATGCACAGCTTTCTATACCTGATGCGCAGCAGCATGAATATATCATGGAGTTGGAATCTGAACTTAACGAAACCCGCAATAACTTGCAGATGGCTGTTGAGGAAATGGATACCACCAATGAGGAACTGCAATCAAGCAATGAAGAACTGCTTTCGGCCAACGAGGAATTACAATCAAGTAACGAGGAATTGCAATCGCTTAACGAGGAGCTGCATACCCTTAATACCGAGCACCAGTTAAAAATAAAAGAGCTGATAGAGCTGAACGATGACCTGGATAATTATTTCAAAAGCACGGACATTGGCCAGATCTTTTTAGATAATAACCTGCTGATACGTAAGTTTAACCCGGCATCGGTTAATATGATCAACCTTATTGAGGCAGATATTGGGCGCCCGATAAGCCACATCTCTAATAACATCAAGTCGGAAAACATTATGCAGGATATTACTACTGTAATGTTGACCAATCAGATATTAGAGAAGGAAGTGCAGTTAAAGGACAACCGCCGTTGTTTGATGCGTATCATGCCTTATGTGCGTAAAGACAAGCAGCGCGACGGTGTTATTGTAAGCTTTGTTGATATTTCTGTAATAACCGAACTTAATAACATTATCAATGGTGTTTTCAATGCCAGTGTAAGCGCCATTATGGTGTTTAATGCCATTCGCGATACAGAAAGCGGGCAGCTTACAGACCTTAAATGTATCACAGCAAATAAAGAGGCTGTGAGGCTTTTCGGTAGAAATAAGGAAGAACTTGCAGGCCTGCACCTGTATCATGACCTGTCACAGCTTACTGATCAGCAATTATATGATCGCTTTGTAAAGGTAATGGATACCGGCACGGCCATGCAGGCAGAATTTTGCGTAAACAATAAAATCTGGTACCATGTAATTGCCGCCCGTATAAGTGGTGGTATAGTTGTTACGTACACTGATATCAACGAGCGTAAGCAAGCCGAGCAAAAGCTAAGGAAGAACTATAACGAGCTGATAACCGCACGTGAAAATTTAAAGAAACTCAACGAAGAGCTGGAAAGCAAGGTACAGGAGCGTACACGTAAGCTCAGCGAAAGCGAAGAGCGGTTCAGCCTGGTTTCAAAAGCTACCAATGACACCATCTGGGATTGGAACCTGGTAAATAACATTATGTGGCGCAGCGAGAACTTTACCTCGATGTTTGGCTATCACCGCAGCGAAGAGACCGAATCATTAAGTTTCTGGTTTACCAAAGTGCATCCCGAAGACCGCGACCGTGTTGAAAAAAGCGTTTTCGATGCGATTAATACCGGTAAAAAGCAATGGTCAGCAGAGTATCGCTTCTTAAAAGCTAATAATCAGTACGCTATTATACTCGATCGTGGCAGCATCCTACACGATGATTTTAATACGCCGTACCGTATGGTTGGTTCCATTGTGGATATTACAAGGCTGATTGAAGCAGAGAAGAAGATGAGCAGCAGTGAGAATCGTTTCCGCAGGGTTTACGAGTCCAACATGATCGGTATGATCTTCTCTGATAACAATAATGTTATTGTAGATGCCAATGATGCCTTCCTGAACATGATTGGTTACAGCCATGCTGATATGCGCGATAGTCAATTGAAATGGAGTGATATTACCCCTCCGGAATATATGGATGTAAGCAATTGGGCGCAGGAGCAATTAAAGCTTAACGGCTATTGTCCGGCGTTTGAGAAGCAATACATTAAAAAAGATGGTGGGCGCTTAAGTGTTTTAATGGGTTCGGCGACTTTAGAAGAAGACCCAACGGCCAATACGGTTACTTACATTATTGACATAACAGAACAAAAAGAAGCGGAACGCCGCAGAAAAGAACTACAGCAGCTGATTAAAAAACAGCAGGACGAATTTTACAGTATTTTCTTAAATGCTCCTGCCCTTATTTCGATACGCCGCGGCCGTGAATTACGCTACGAATTTGTTAACAAGGCCTTTGAAGAGTTTGAAGGCTCCAATAATTACATAGGCAAAACGGCAGAGGAAGCACATGCCGACAGGCTTGGCAGTAAGTTTACAGCTATTGAAAAGCAGGTATTAAAAACCGGCAAGCCGTATATCGGTAAAGCCGTGCAGGTTGAATTGGAGGACCAGATAACCGGCGGCTTGCATGAGGGCTGGTTTGATGTGATCTTTACACCGGTATTTACCAGTAACGGCAAAGTAGATGGTATTGCGTTTTTTGGGTTTGACGTTACCGACCTTGTAAAAGCACAGCAGGCAACAAGGGAATTAATGCAGAAGAAGGATGAGTTTATGAGCATAGCCAGCCACGAGCTTAAAACTCCTATTACCAGTTTAAAAGGATCATTGCAGATTATGCAGCGTATGGCAGCCAATAACGGCGATATACGTAACGTGCATACTTTTATTGATAAGGCGGCCAAGCAAACATCAAGGCTTACCTCATTGGTTGATGATCTGCTGGATGTTACCCGCATACATGCCGGTAAAATGATGTTTAATTATTCGTGGTTTAATGCCGGCGAATCCATAAAAGATTGCGTGGAAGATGTACAAGCTAACGTAACATCGCACCAGATCATCATTGAAGGCGACGCAAACGTGGATATATATGCCGACAGGCCACGGCTTGACCAGGTACTAAGCAACTTTCTTTCAAATGCAATAAAATACTCGCCCGAAGAAAATAAAATTATCGTAACAAACCGTATTACCGAAAACAACATGTTATATGTTTCGGTTAAGGATTTTGGCATTGGTATACCTGGTGATAAAAAGGATTTTGTATTCGACCGTTTTTTCCGGGTACAAGAGTCATCGCATAAATTTTCTGGGTTAGGATTGGGCTTGTATATTTCGGCAGAGATCATCAGGAGGCACCATGGCGAGATTGGTGTAGAGAGCAGCGAACACGAAGGCTCAACCTTTTGGTTTACAATACCCATAACTAAAAAGAATTGATTTTAATAAATTAATAAGTAGATTTGTTTCTAACTAAACTACCCTATGAACGTTTCTGATAAAAAGATTATCATATTTGATGACGATGAGGATATTTTATCCATATGCTCTTATATCTTAGAGGAGCAGGGATGGGATGTTCACACGTTTACCGACTGTAACAACATTGTAGAAAAAGTACGCAGTGTAAACCCTGCGGTTATCCTGATGGATAACTGGATACCCGATGCGGGTGGTATAGTTGCTACACAAACGCTAAAAAAAACAGAAGATCTTAAAGATATCCCGGTAATTTATTTCTCTGCCAACAGCGATATTCAATTGCTTGCAGAACATGCCGGTGCAGAAACTTACCTGGCTAAACCATTTGATCTGGATGCCCTGGAACAAATCATCAACACGGTTTTAGTAAAAGAATAAAGCATTTAATGGTATCATAAACAAAGAGCGCCTGCTGAATTTCAGCAGGCGCTCTTTGTTTTATTCTGTTCCCGGCCCGCCAGGGCCACCACCACCCGGTCCACCCGGAGGAGGGCCGCCCATGCCGCCATCGCGTCTGCGGTAACCGCGGTCACCATCAGGGCCTTGCTGCATAGGTGCACGGCCGGCAAATTTCTGTAGCCTTAACGTAAAGGTAAGCAGGAAGTAACGGCCAAGCCTGTTCACATTGGTTTGGGTAATGGATGTGGCTGTAGCATTGTAGGTATAGCCGGTATTTTCATTAAATATATCGAATACTGAAGCGCGTATGGTACCTGCATAGTTTTTCAGGAAACGGCGCTCAACATAGGCATTCAGGATATTAGGGTTAGTAACCGGAACGGTATAGCCATAGTTGATATTATGTGTATAATCATAACTTACTGTCCAGTTTTTCCAGAAATAGTTTTTACCATTAAGCCCTAATCCCAAAGTACGTACGTTTGATCCGGCCTGGGTTAAAGCATTGTTGACAGAATTGCTTGTTTTATTGATAGAATAGCTGGTCAAGGCTTGTACGTCAACAATATCGGTAATATCTAAACGGAAACGTAAGCGTGGCGTAAATGAAAGTGTCTTGGCAATATTTTTTTGTGTGGTAAGTGCTACAGTGTTAGAATCCACACTTCCTACATAACCAACATTATTGGTATAGCTTACGTTACCATCAAGAAAGATATTGTATTTACGGTTAGAAAATGGTTTTCCAAACGTTGCAAAACCCGAAGCCTGGTAATAGCCATTGGTATTTACATACTCTGTAAGTGTGGTATTTTGCAGTTGGCTATAAACCGGATTGGCCGCTACGGCTGCGCTTTTAGGTATGCTGATAATATTGGTAGATATTTTATCATTGGTTTGCGTAAACTGCGCATTCAGGAATAAAACATCACCAGTGGCAAAGCTGAATTTATTATAGCGTAGCGAGAAGTTGTTGGCAAATTCTGGCTTAAGCAATGGATTACCCTGCACAGGATATAACGCGTTTGAGTAATCTATAACTGGTTGTAACTGGCTAAAGCTTGGCTGGTTGTTGTTGCCATTATAATTAAAGCTTAACGAGTTACTGCGTGCAAAGTTGTATACAAAACGTGCGGTTGGCGCAAAGTTTACGGTGGTTACACGGGTATCAGTATTTGTCGTAACCGAGTGCCCATCTAATGTGGCAGGCTGTACACCCACACCCAAGGTATAATTATATTTTTTATCAACAACGCGCAGGTTTAAGCCAACCCGGTTGGTGGTAAAGGTAAAATTATAGTTGTTGCTTAAGCGCGAATAAAAGTCATACGTACCAGCGGTATTAAGCGTATCTGTTGCTTTATCGCTTGAGGTATAAGAGTGGTTATAAGCGTAATTAAGCTCCAGGAAGGTGATTTTTCCAAGCGGCTCAATGTATGACAGGTTTGCACCTACAGAATTGGTTTTACTGTCAATATTGATCATCTGGTTAACAGGGGCCAATGGTAAACCCGCTGTGTAGTTATAAATAGGGTTTTGTGAACTGTTGCTTTGGCTGGTGCTTAAATTAACATTGATGCTCAGGTTACGGCCATGGCTGTTGAAACGGTGATTATACAATGCCGTTAAGCCAACAGTTGGGGATGATGAATTAGCATAAGTGCTGGAGTTATATGCCGAGTTGGTATAAAGATCTCCGGTGGTGCGTGATGTAAGCTGATTTAAAACATCATCATTAGACAGGGTAAGTGTTTTGGCGTATGAAAATGTTGGTGTTACCTTTAAATAGTTGATGGTGTCGGGACGCCATTCCATGTTCCATGTAAAGCGATGGTTGATATTATTATCACTTTCTATACTGTTTTGGTTAGTATTACTTGGAAAACGACCAGTGTTAGTTTGTTGAGAAATACTGTTTGTATTAGTACTGTTATCGGCAAAGCTATAACTGCCATAAACAGAAAGGTGTTTGCCCCATTGGTCGCGGAAGTTTGCACCAATTGAATGTACATCTGTTATACCATTCTGATTGGTTGTGGTGCTACCCGAGCCTCTGGCTGCATTGCCACGGCCACCGCCACCACCGCCACCAAAGTTGCCGCCTGCACCGCTGCTGCCGAATGAGAAAGTGTTGATGTTGGTGTTGTTAAGTGTACCTAAAACCGAGATCTGCTGATCACCTTTAAACTTAAAGTAGTTTAATGAGCCGAAGTAGCGGTTCTGATTATCTGTTGATGCCACACCGGTGTTGCCGCTCCCCTCTTTAGGCAATAAATCATAACCATCACCACCGGTTGCCTGTAATGAATAGCCATAATTACGATCCTTACGGATATTCACATTTAATACCTTAGTCGGCTCACCAGTTTTAATGCCTGTAAGGTTAGCCTGGTCGCCATAATCATCAACCACCTGTATGCTTTCCAATAGATCAGCAGGGATGTTTTTAGTTAATGAGGTAACGTCGCCCCCCATATAATCCTTACCATTGATACGCACTTTTGTCACCGACTGCCCCTGTGCCGTTACTGCACCCGTAGAAGGATCTACATCAACACCCGGTGCTTTTTTCAAGGCATCTTCAAGTGTAGCATTAGGCCTTACATTAAGTGCGGCAACGTTATATTGTACGGTATCTTCTTTAACGGTTACGGCATTAACACCAACAATGGTTACGCCTGCCAGCATTTTAGATGATGATTGCAGGATGATGTTTCCCAGATCAGCAGCCTTACTGTTAGCATCAATATTATAATGTTTAATAGATGTTGTATAGCCAATAGATTTGATAGTGAGCGTGAGTTTTGCTCCTTTTACATTGGCAAAAACAAACTTGCCGTTAACATCGGCAATGGTATTCAGGCTATCGCGCTGATCTGATGTTAGGGTAACTACGCTGCCCGGAACGGATAGTTTGGTAGAGTCAATTACGGTACCTCTCACCTCGTGCGTGGCTTGCCCATGCGCATACAGAAGTGAAAAAAGAACGAAGAAAAGCAATAAAGGTATTCGTTTCATAAAAGTTTGATCAAAGGATATTCGTTTTGGTTACTTAATACAATAGTTTGACCATAAAGGTTCAATAAGTTTATTGTAATTAATTGATTTAAATAGGATTGTTACATATTGCATGTGTTTGTTACATATTATGTCATGCTTATTCGTATATGAGTTCCTTACATGTTAGTTATCAAGGTTTTGCTCGTTAAGGCCGATGTATGATAATATCTTTGCGCTGTAACTATCACTTACCGGGATTTCATTATCGCCGATCATTAACCTGGTCTTTTTAAAGGAGCGCACCTTGTCAAGCGCCACTATAAATGATTTATGTACCCGGGCAAAATCCTTTTCTGGCAAACGCTCTTCCATGTAGCGCATAGTAAGCCTTGTAATAACAGGCTTAACCGAAGTAGTTAAATGGATTTTGATGTAGTCTTTTAAGCCCTCAATAAAACTGATCTCGGGTATATTGATGCGCACAACAGAATAATCGGCGTTTACAAAAAGGTAGTCCGGGTTGTCTTCTTTAACTGGCTGATCTTTTTGCTGCCTCAGTGTAAACAACTCATGTGCCTTATTAACAGCTTTCAAAAAACGGTCGAAAGCGACGGGTTTAAGCAGGTAATCCACCACGCTAAGGTTAAAGCCATCCATCGCATAGTTTTCATAAGCGGTAACCATAATCACCATCGGCGGGTTGGTTAGCGTGTTTAAAAACTGTATTCCGGAAATGCCCGGCATTTGAATGTCCAGAAAAATGAGATCTACAGGTTGATTACGCAAAAACTCCATGGCCTCTATAGCGTTTTTACATTTGCCTTTAAGCTCTAAAAACGGCACCTGCAGCACATTGTCTTCCATTAATTCCAGTGCAAGCTTTTCATCATCAACCAAAAGGCATCTCATCATTGTAGTTTTATTTTAAGGTTGACAATAAACATCTTATCATTCCGGCTGATATCTAATGAATAAGCGTCGTGGTATAATAACTCCAGCCTGCGCTGAACGTTAGTAAGGCCAATGCCCGAATTTTTATCTTTTGAATCCAGTTGGGGGGCAATGGAATTCATTACTGCGAAATGCGCCCATCCTGTTTCTTTGTTAACATTAAGCTGGATGTTAATCAGCGGGTCGGTTACCATCCCCACCCCATGCTTAAAAGCGTTTTCAACAAAAGGTGTTAACAGCATCGGCTCAATCTTAAAATGGTCAATATTTTCGGGCGGATTGAAAATGATCGTTACATCATCGCCAAAGCGAAGTGTTTGCAGGTAAATATAACTTTTAAGGTATTCTATCTCGCGCGCCAGCGATACTTTCTCATCATCGTTCTCATACAGCATGTAGCGCATCAGTTTGGATAGTTCGATAAGTGATGGCTCAAGTATGTCCGACTTTTTGCGTGCCAGCGACACCATGTTATTAAGAATGTTAAACAGAAAGTGCGGGCTTACCTGCGAGCGTAAAAAGCTGAGCTCTGTTTTTAGGTTCTCGTTTTCTTTCTCTTTCCTGATTTTTTCCTGACGTGCATTGTCTGTAATAATGCGATAACTGGTGCTAACGCCTATAATAAATACATAAGTGATAATATTAGTGAAATACCAGCCAAAACCTTTATCAAACGGGCCACGGTCCATACGCGGGTGCATCCCGTCGGGGCGGCCATCAAACCTGCCCGGGCCATGCGGTGGGCCAAATGGAAACAGTGCATGTTCAATGATGCCATTTATGCTTAATGCAGCACCAACCGTAATAATTACCGTTAAAATATATAGCCATGTTTTTTGAGTATATAACTTGGGGTAAAGCAGGTAGGCATTAAAGTAAAAGATAAGGGCAAGTAAGGTGTTATTGATAATAAGCTTATACTGCCAGTGGCTTATGCCATGATTAGTATTAGGATTTCTGAAAAGATAGGGCGAACTGATAACAAGCGCCCAAAGCACAACATGCAAAAGCGGTTGTAAATACTTGCCGGTTATAAATCTTTTAGCAGCCATTTAATAATTGTTAATCAAATATAAATTGAGGATTAATACAAAAAGCTGAAATGAGACCAACTCAATATTTTTTGCGACGAAAAGCGGCCCCCGGCATTTTTTGAAAAAAATGCTGAACCCGTAATACTATGTTAACATAGTTGCCCGTTTTATTTAAAACTATAAACAGCAACAATGCCACAACTTTACTTATTAACAAATCTTCAGGGGATTATTAAAAATAAATAAAACCTGTTGATTTACAAGTTGTTAAAGTAATGATAAAGCATTGAGTTATGAGCAAATTACGCGCTTCTCTGCACGCCCGGGTACACAGCTGGATAGATTCAGTTGGGTTTAGGTTAAATGCCTCTGAAACCGACAACAAAAGTAATGTGACCACGCGCCACTATTTTTTTGAGACATTTAATTTTATTGAAAGGCTTGATAGCAATGCCCCCGAAAAAGCCAAATTTTTATGCTTTGATCCCTATGGTGAAAAAATGAAGGTGAACTCTTTGCTTGATCTTCAGAGTGCCTTTTTCGAAAACATCAGCCAGCTTAAATAGAAACCGTTTAGATTCTTCTTTTAAGGGTTAAGATAAACCGGTAACGTTTTTTGCCACGTAGCACGTCAATCAGTAAACTTCTGTCGGGGCTTGAGCGGAATATGTTGTCTATATCCTGTATGGATATATCCGAAACATACTTAAAATTGATGGCTATGATCCTGTCACCGGGTTCTATCCCGGCGATGTCGGCTGCCGAGCCTGGTTCAATGCGGTTTACTATAATGGCATTTAGTTCCTGGCCTTCAGCGAAGTATTCCATGCCGCTCATGTCGTGCTCAAACGGCTTTTTAAAATCGAGGGCTGGTTTTAAATACAGCGCTTCCTGTTGATAGTCCATAATCAGAGTAAAGCGTTTCAGGATGTTAAGGCCAAGGTTGCCGTCACGCGATACGCTCATCATCTGCTGCCTTACCGAATCATCGAGCGGGAAGGAGGTGATCACCTCCTTAAAACGGTATTTGCCGATATCCAACTCCTTTATCCTGCTTAAATAACCAACTACGGGCCCATTTAAGCCAATGCCTAAATTGCCTATGATGTGTTTGGCTGGGAGTAGGTCTTTTTCAATCAGGTTTTCAAGCATTAAAGGATGGCCTGCCCCAAAATCAATCACTAACTTAGTGTCCATTTCATGCTGGTCATCAACCCTGACACGCGCATGCATGTAGGGTTTATTTTGCTCTATCGTGATCGGAATTTTATAACCCTTTCTTAAACCTTTAAAGCTGCCTGTGCGGCCAACGGTTAATGTGCTGTCCACAAAATTGAATTTAACAGCCAAGCTGCTAAAAAAATCATAGCCTATTAATCCATGTATAGGCATCCCTACATACCCTGATAAATTGAACATGTCTTTCTTAAGTGCGGCGGCAGTAAGACCCTTACCCTCTACCCCGTTTATATCGAAATGAATACTGGCTAATATCTGCGCTTCTATGGATTCGCCTTCGCCAAGGCCTGTAAGTTTAATGGTTCGCCGACTCTTAATACCTACCGAATCTGCAAGTGCAGGATCTGTGATAATGATAATGCCGACACCACTGTCCAGTATAAAATTATAAGGCCCCTTGCCGTCAATGGTAGTTCGTACAATAATCATGTTGCGTACCA encodes the following:
- a CDS encoding chemotaxis protein CheB; its protein translation is MSKSSVIAKPQKNIGVSQKYVVAIGASAGGLEAIHEFFDHMPNNSSFAFIVIQHLSSDYKSLLVELVSKHTHMKVFEAQQDMLIQSDCVYIIPNNKLMTFKNNRLKLADKVHDKSPNTAIDTFLLTLAREKKEKAIAVILSGTGTDGTKGIEAIKECGGLVLVQDPKTAKFDGMPNSAITSGNADFIMPPAELHKELYNYVNQEPVKVLNNGKIDDNLLDEIFGLIYRSTGNEFNLYKTPTIIRRIARRLTATGVNTLPEYVDYLKQHPGEVSTLGKEFLIGVTKFFRDTQAFDCLKKEIIPAIVDKKQDGETIKVWICACSTGEEAYSVAILLYDYIQQKKRKLEVKIFATDIDPSSIDIAAKNYYSAAAVKEVDKRLLDQYFIKEGKSYAIITPIRKLIVFARHDVIKAPPFIKNDLVTCRNMLIYMDTLLQQKVLSTFHFSLNPGGYLFLGSSETAGILKDGIQEINSKWKIYKKTGPINYSTHHTYTGARYQTDSQVEKLRTFLKPNDRSSRTIEDDFKDFVIDEFGYVGLYIDKNYEIKETIGNFRKYLSLPEKKLELNLLNMVPREASVILNTAIRKAWKENTKTTLRRIRIGHDGRDVFLNVSVKPPDLNSARAYTLILLHETSDIIIEKDANAQLSIPDAQQHEYIMELESELNETRNNLQMAVEEMDTTNEELQSSNEELLSANEELQSSNEELQSLNEELHTLNTEHQLKIKELIELNDDLDNYFKSTDIGQIFLDNNLLIRKFNPASVNMINLIEADIGRPISHISNNIKSENIMQDITTVMLTNQILEKEVQLKDNRRCLMRIMPYVRKDKQRDGVIVSFVDISVITELNNIINGVFNASVSAIMVFNAIRDTESGQLTDLKCITANKEAVRLFGRNKEELAGLHLYHDLSQLTDQQLYDRFVKVMDTGTAMQAEFCVNNKIWYHVIAARISGGIVVTYTDINERKQAEQKLRKNYNELITARENLKKLNEELESKVQERTRKLSESEERFSLVSKATNDTIWDWNLVNNIMWRSENFTSMFGYHRSEETESLSFWFTKVHPEDRDRVEKSVFDAINTGKKQWSAEYRFLKANNQYAIILDRGSILHDDFNTPYRMVGSIVDITRLIEAEKKMSSSENRFRRVYESNMIGMIFSDNNNVIVDANDAFLNMIGYSHADMRDSQLKWSDITPPEYMDVSNWAQEQLKLNGYCPAFEKQYIKKDGGRLSVLMGSATLEEDPTANTVTYIIDITEQKEAERRRKELQQLIKKQQDEFYSIFLNAPALISIRRGRELRYEFVNKAFEEFEGSNNYIGKTAEEAHADRLGSKFTAIEKQVLKTGKPYIGKAVQVELEDQITGGLHEGWFDVIFTPVFTSNGKVDGIAFFGFDVTDLVKAQQATRELMQKKDEFMSIASHELKTPITSLKGSLQIMQRMAANNGDIRNVHTFIDKAAKQTSRLTSLVDDLLDVTRIHAGKMMFNYSWFNAGESIKDCVEDVQANVTSHQIIIEGDANVDIYADRPRLDQVLSNFLSNAIKYSPEENKIIVTNRITENNMLYVSVKDFGIGIPGDKKDFVFDRFFRVQESSHKFSGLGLGLYISAEIIRRHHGEIGVESSEHEGSTFWFTIPITKKN
- a CDS encoding response regulator; its protein translation is MNVSDKKIIIFDDDEDILSICSYILEEQGWDVHTFTDCNNIVEKVRSVNPAVILMDNWIPDAGGIVATQTLKKTEDLKDIPVIYFSANSDIQLLAEHAGAETYLAKPFDLDALEQIINTVLVKE
- a CDS encoding outer membrane beta-barrel protein, with the protein product MKRIPLLLFFVLFSLLYAHGQATHEVRGTVIDSTKLSVPGSVVTLTSDQRDSLNTIADVNGKFVFANVKGAKLTLTIKSIGYTTSIKHYNIDANSKAADLGNIILQSSSKMLAGVTIVGVNAVTVKEDTVQYNVAALNVRPNATLEDALKKAPGVDVDPSTGAVTAQGQSVTKVRINGKDYMGGDVTSLTKNIPADLLESIQVVDDYGDQANLTGIKTGEPTKVLNVNIRKDRNYGYSLQATGGDGYDLLPKEGSGNTGVASTDNQNRYFGSLNYFKFKGDQQISVLGTLNNTNINTFSFGSSGAGGNFGGGGGGGRGNAARGSGSTTTNQNGITDVHSIGANFRDQWGKHLSVYGSYSFADNSTNTNSISQQTNTGRFPSNTNQNSIESDNNINHRFTWNMEWRPDTINYLKVTPTFSYAKTLTLSNDDVLNQLTSRTTGDLYTNSAYNSSTYANSSSPTVGLTALYNHRFNSHGRNLSINVNLSTSQSNSSQNPIYNYTAGLPLAPVNQMINIDSKTNSVGANLSYIEPLGKITFLELNYAYNHSYTSSDKATDTLNTAGTYDFYSRLSNNYNFTFTTNRVGLNLRVVDKKYNYTLGVGVQPATLDGHSVTTNTDTRVTTVNFAPTARFVYNFARSNSLSFNYNGNNNQPSFSQLQPVIDYSNALYPVQGNPLLKPEFANNFSLRYNKFSFATGDVLFLNAQFTQTNDKISTNIISIPKSAAVAANPVYSQLQNTTLTEYVNTNGYYQASGFATFGKPFSNRKYNIFLDGNVSYTNNVGYVGSVDSNTVALTTQKNIAKTLSFTPRLRFRLDITDIVDVQALTSYSINKTSNSVNNALTQAGSNVRTLGLGLNGKNYFWKNWTVSYDYTHNINYGYTVPVTNPNILNAYVERRFLKNYAGTIRASVFDIFNENTGYTYNATATSITQTNVNRLGRYFLLTFTLRLQKFAGRAPMQQGPDGDRGYRRRDGGMGGPPPGGPGGGGPGGPGTE
- a CDS encoding LytR/AlgR family response regulator transcription factor; this encodes MMRCLLVDDEKLALELMEDNVLQVPFLELKGKCKNAIEAMEFLRNQPVDLIFLDIQMPGISGIQFLNTLTNPPMVIMVTAYENYAMDGFNLSVVDYLLKPVAFDRFLKAVNKAHELFTLRQQKDQPVKEDNPDYLFVNADYSVVRINIPEISFIEGLKDYIKIHLTTSVKPVITRLTMRYMEERLPEKDFARVHKSFIVALDKVRSFKKTRLMIGDNEIPVSDSYSAKILSYIGLNEQNLDN
- a CDS encoding sensor histidine kinase, whose protein sequence is MAAKRFITGKYLQPLLHVVLWALVISSPYLFRNPNTNHGISHWQYKLIINNTLLALIFYFNAYLLYPKLYTQKTWLYILTVIITVGAALSINGIIEHALFPFGPPHGPGRFDGRPDGMHPRMDRGPFDKGFGWYFTNIITYVFIIGVSTSYRIITDNARQEKIRKEKENENLKTELSFLRSQVSPHFLFNILNNMVSLARKKSDILEPSLIELSKLMRYMLYENDDEKVSLAREIEYLKSYIYLQTLRFGDDVTIIFNPPENIDHFKIEPMLLTPFVENAFKHGVGMVTDPLINIQLNVNKETGWAHFAVMNSIAPQLDSKDKNSGIGLTNVQRRLELLYHDAYSLDISRNDKMFIVNLKIKLQ
- a CDS encoding aspartyl protease family protein encodes the protein MFAKPFHIVKLAVLLFVFSIQGLTTVKAQYLEMPPNRKKINIPFHMVRNMIIVRTTIDGKGPYNFILDSGVGIIIITDPALADSVGIKSRRTIKLTGLGEGESIEAQILASIHFDINGVEGKGLTAAALKKDMFNLSGYVGMPIHGLIGYDFFSSLAVKFNFVDSTLTVGRTGSFKGLRKGYKIPITIEQNKPYMHARVRVDDQHEMDTKLVIDFGAGHPLMLENLIEKDLLPAKHIIGNLGIGLNGPVVGYLSRIKELDIGKYRFKEVITSFPLDDSVRQQMMSVSRDGNLGLNILKRFTLIMDYQQEALYLKPALDFKKPFEHDMSGMEYFAEGQELNAIIVNRIEPGSAADIAGIEPGDRIIAINFKYVSDISIQDIDNIFRSSPDRSLLIDVLRGKKRYRFILTLKRRI